A stretch of the Rhinoderma darwinii isolate aRhiDar2 chromosome 3, aRhiDar2.hap1, whole genome shotgun sequence genome encodes the following:
- the ODAD3 gene encoding outer dynein arm-docking complex subunit 3 isoform X1 — protein MPSTATLSGVRPPIHEQITELQKKIQLLDGDHKAYQESASSAIQKNWETIQFLRHENKKLHKKLADALAGDEKVIKEAFHSHVVERAAMRSKSGQAAVQLMDQKLCDKIKRLNALRHQTEVRRKHLEELQIVYRQNAAVEQDKSERDEVVAQEEQNEATEQEETPQQTLRLLENRLEKAQLKLQESEHIYSVYQKLKDHMQEESLTFQSQLDLLEAEILRQRNELKELQMMNKDAVMSRDMTRTELQRQEEEFHRERRERERILQEYKRQAEERRMYAERAERRAQRVTLPGEDAPTDTQQVSNGHEEEKAIRSYQEAFQRIKEATGVTDTQEVVRRFIAQGETHRHLEELKSENERTLVRLKEEKERLQDAFQELKYSGEAKLSSGQQVLEELQAHLQKEEKRRDKYKEELDKMTKIFGSSKSGVEHLATKVQHIKVPRRHFPAKDLTSQSDEYVLDLMDTTDQKLQKLLEGLDGQNIGEILRQMEEEEFQASIEGKLPAFNVRISLPAPAKQDTFDDDEDSGEDEGDVVTRASLKKQSQQIIESKTKRKSRPKKKKGKQ, from the exons ATGCCCAGCACAGCGACTCTTTCTGGAGTGAGACCTCCGATTCATGAGCAGATCACGGAGCTACAGAAGAAAATCCAGCTGCTGG ATGGCGACCACAAGGCGTATCAGGAGAGCGCCAGCTCAGCCATCCAGAAAAACTGGGAGACCATTCAGTTCCTGCGGCATGAGAACAAGAAGCTGCATAAGAAGTTGGCTGATGCCCTTGCG GGTGACGAGAAGGTGATTAAGGAGGCTTTTCATAGTCATGTGGTGGAGAGGGCGGCGATGAGGAGCAAAAGTGGACAA GCTGCTGTCCAGCTAATGGACCAGAAGCTCTGCGACAAGATCAAGCGTCTCAACGCCTTACGCCATCAGACGGAAGTTCGGAGGAAACACTTGGAGGAACTGCAGATTGTATACAGGCAGAACGCTGCTGTGGAGCAGGACAAGTCTGAGAGAGATGAAGTGGTGGCACAGGAGGAACAG AATGAAGCTACAGAACAGGAGGAAACTCCTCAACAG ACTCTGCGCTTACTGGAAAATCGACTGGAAAAAGCACAGCTGAAATTACAGGAATCAGAACACATCTACAGCGTGTACCAGAAGCTCAAGGACCATATGCAG GAGGAAAGCCTGACATTTCAGTCACAGCTGGATCTACTAGAGGCCGAAATCCTGCGCCAACGGAATGAATTGAAGGAACTTCAGATGATGAATAAGGATGCAGTAATGTCACGGGATATGACTCGG ACAGAACTTCAGCGACAGGAGGAAGAGTTTCACCGCGAGCGCAGGGAGAGGGAGCGGATCCTTCAAGAATACAAGCGGCAGGCCGAGGAGAGACGTATGTATGCGGAGCGAGCAGAAAGAAGG GCTCAGCGTGTGACTTTGCCTGGGGAAGATGCCCCTACCGACACCCAACAAGTATCTAACGGACATGAGGAGGAAAAGGCGATCCGTTCCTATCAGGAGGCCtttcaaaggataaaggaggccaCAGGCGTGACCGATACACAG GAAGTGGTGAGACGCTTCATTGCCCAgggagagacacacagacacttggaggagctgaagagtgagaacgAAAGGACTTTGGTGAGGCttaaagaagaaaaggaaagactgCAGGATGCCTTCCAGGAGCTAAAGTATTCGGGGGAGGCCAAGCTGTCCAG CGGTCAACAGGTTTTAGAAGAGCTCCAAGCTCATCTACAGAAGGAAGAGAAGAGACGAGACAAATATAAGGAGGAGCTTGATAAAATGACCAAAATTTTCGGTTCATCAAAATCTGGAGTGGAGCACCTTGCTACCAAGGTGCAGCATATCAAGGTG CCCAGGAGACATTTTCCTGCAAAGGATCTGACTTCTCAGTCAGATGAGTATGTCCTGGATCTCATGGACACCACAGATCAGAAGCTGCAGAAACTCCTGGAGGGCTTAGATGGACAGAACATTGGAGAGATCCTAAGGCAGATGGAGGAAGAGGAG TTTCAGGCTTCCATTGAGGGCAAACTCCCAGCATTCAACGTTCGCATCTCACTGCCGGCACCAGCCAAGCAAGATACATTTGATG ATGACGAGGACAGCGGAGAGGATGAAGGTGATGTGGTGACACGAGCCAGTCTAAAGAAACAGTCTCAACAAATCATAGAGTCTAAAACCAAGAGAAAGTCCCGTCCCAAGAAGAAAAAGGGGAAGCAGTGA
- the ODAD3 gene encoding outer dynein arm-docking complex subunit 3 isoform X2 yields the protein MPSTATLSGVRPPIHEQITELQKKIQLLDGDHKAYQESASSAIQKNWETIQFLRHENKKLHKKLADALAGDEKVIKEAFHSHVVERAAMRSKSGQAAVQLMDQKLCDKIKRLNALRHQTEVRRKHLEELQIVYRQNAAVEQDKSERDEVVAQEEQTLRLLENRLEKAQLKLQESEHIYSVYQKLKDHMQEESLTFQSQLDLLEAEILRQRNELKELQMMNKDAVMSRDMTRTELQRQEEEFHRERRERERILQEYKRQAEERRMYAERAERRAQRVTLPGEDAPTDTQQVSNGHEEEKAIRSYQEAFQRIKEATGVTDTQEVVRRFIAQGETHRHLEELKSENERTLVRLKEEKERLQDAFQELKYSGEAKLSSGQQVLEELQAHLQKEEKRRDKYKEELDKMTKIFGSSKSGVEHLATKVQHIKVPRRHFPAKDLTSQSDEYVLDLMDTTDQKLQKLLEGLDGQNIGEILRQMEEEEFQASIEGKLPAFNVRISLPAPAKQDTFDDDEDSGEDEGDVVTRASLKKQSQQIIESKTKRKSRPKKKKGKQ from the exons ATGCCCAGCACAGCGACTCTTTCTGGAGTGAGACCTCCGATTCATGAGCAGATCACGGAGCTACAGAAGAAAATCCAGCTGCTGG ATGGCGACCACAAGGCGTATCAGGAGAGCGCCAGCTCAGCCATCCAGAAAAACTGGGAGACCATTCAGTTCCTGCGGCATGAGAACAAGAAGCTGCATAAGAAGTTGGCTGATGCCCTTGCG GGTGACGAGAAGGTGATTAAGGAGGCTTTTCATAGTCATGTGGTGGAGAGGGCGGCGATGAGGAGCAAAAGTGGACAA GCTGCTGTCCAGCTAATGGACCAGAAGCTCTGCGACAAGATCAAGCGTCTCAACGCCTTACGCCATCAGACGGAAGTTCGGAGGAAACACTTGGAGGAACTGCAGATTGTATACAGGCAGAACGCTGCTGTGGAGCAGGACAAGTCTGAGAGAGATGAAGTGGTGGCACAGGAGGAACAG ACTCTGCGCTTACTGGAAAATCGACTGGAAAAAGCACAGCTGAAATTACAGGAATCAGAACACATCTACAGCGTGTACCAGAAGCTCAAGGACCATATGCAG GAGGAAAGCCTGACATTTCAGTCACAGCTGGATCTACTAGAGGCCGAAATCCTGCGCCAACGGAATGAATTGAAGGAACTTCAGATGATGAATAAGGATGCAGTAATGTCACGGGATATGACTCGG ACAGAACTTCAGCGACAGGAGGAAGAGTTTCACCGCGAGCGCAGGGAGAGGGAGCGGATCCTTCAAGAATACAAGCGGCAGGCCGAGGAGAGACGTATGTATGCGGAGCGAGCAGAAAGAAGG GCTCAGCGTGTGACTTTGCCTGGGGAAGATGCCCCTACCGACACCCAACAAGTATCTAACGGACATGAGGAGGAAAAGGCGATCCGTTCCTATCAGGAGGCCtttcaaaggataaaggaggccaCAGGCGTGACCGATACACAG GAAGTGGTGAGACGCTTCATTGCCCAgggagagacacacagacacttggaggagctgaagagtgagaacgAAAGGACTTTGGTGAGGCttaaagaagaaaaggaaagactgCAGGATGCCTTCCAGGAGCTAAAGTATTCGGGGGAGGCCAAGCTGTCCAG CGGTCAACAGGTTTTAGAAGAGCTCCAAGCTCATCTACAGAAGGAAGAGAAGAGACGAGACAAATATAAGGAGGAGCTTGATAAAATGACCAAAATTTTCGGTTCATCAAAATCTGGAGTGGAGCACCTTGCTACCAAGGTGCAGCATATCAAGGTG CCCAGGAGACATTTTCCTGCAAAGGATCTGACTTCTCAGTCAGATGAGTATGTCCTGGATCTCATGGACACCACAGATCAGAAGCTGCAGAAACTCCTGGAGGGCTTAGATGGACAGAACATTGGAGAGATCCTAAGGCAGATGGAGGAAGAGGAG TTTCAGGCTTCCATTGAGGGCAAACTCCCAGCATTCAACGTTCGCATCTCACTGCCGGCACCAGCCAAGCAAGATACATTTGATG ATGACGAGGACAGCGGAGAGGATGAAGGTGATGTGGTGACACGAGCCAGTCTAAAGAAACAGTCTCAACAAATCATAGAGTCTAAAACCAAGAGAAAGTCCCGTCCCAAGAAGAAAAAGGGGAAGCAGTGA